In Vigna angularis cultivar LongXiaoDou No.4 chromosome 8, ASM1680809v1, whole genome shotgun sequence, one DNA window encodes the following:
- the LOC108344996 gene encoding myb-related protein 2 isoform X1, which produces MYHQQQQQIAARNLHALRMHSHTERHMMMQGGNGACDSGLVLSTDAKPRLKWTPDLHERFIEAVNQLGGADKATPKTVLKLMGIPGLTLYHLKSHLQKYRISKNMHGQTNTGNNKIEATSRMSEASGIQMKHLSIGLQTNKNSEINDALQMQIEVQRRLHEQLEQVQRHLQLRIEAQGKYLQAVLEKAQETLGRQNLGAEGVEAAKVQLSELASRVSSQSLDTKFSELKELQVLWPQQTQEGQATECSMGSFLTYSEDSQRDRETHNMSLNLIAFNGPPFSVSKDCVEESMHLKPDLTLSEDVKQNMMFLSSSSDGKVVKGDFLQEGPSSLLSMNVGVLEEEKFGRTTLSKEEGWKVRNSTESGRMAVKLNHEKISPDYRLPNFEVKLDLNSHDDNDASSHCQQFDLNGFSWNC; this is translated from the exons ATGTACCatcagcagcagcagcagaTAGCAGCAAGAAACTTGCATGCTTTAAGGATGCACAGCCACACTGAGAGGCATATGATGATGCAAGGAGGCAATGGGGCTTGTGATTCAGGACTTGTTCTTTCAACCGATGCTAAGCCTAGACTAAAATGGACACCAGATCTTCATGAACGGTTCATAGAAGCAGTCAATCAACTTGGAGGAGCAGACA AAGCTACACCAAAAACAGTTTTGAAACTGATGGGGATTCCTGGACTTACTCTCTACCACTTAAAGAGTCATCTACAG AAGTACAGAATCAGTAAAAATATGCATGGACAAACCAATACTGGCAACAATAAAATTG AAGCAACAAGCAGAATGTCAGAAGCAAGTGGAATTCAAATGAAACATTTAAGCATAGGCCTACAGACAAACAA AAATTCAGAAATTAATGATGCCTTACAGATGCAAATCGAAGTACAAAGAAGACTGCATGAGCAGCTTGAG CAGGTACAGCGACACTTGCAGCTAAGGATAGAGGCACAAGGGAAGTACCTTCAGGCAGTGTTGGAAAAGGCACAAGAAACACTAGGAAGACAAAATTTAGGTGCAGAGGGTGTTGAAGCTGCCAAAGTTCAATTATCTGAACTGGCATCAAGAGTATCCTCTCAAAGTCTTGACACTAAATTTTCAGAACTGAAAGAGCTACAGGTTCTGTGGCCTCAGCAAACACAAGAGGGCCAAGCCACTGAGTGTTCAATGGGGAGTTTCTTGACATATAGTGAGGATTCTCAAAGAGACAGAGAAACACATAACATGAGCCTGAATCTGATAGCCTTCAATGGCCCTCCATTTTCAGTTTCAAAAGACTGTGTGGAAGAGTCAATGCATTTGAAGCCTGATCTCACATTGAGTGAAGATGTGAAGCAGAATATGATGTTTCTTTCCTCATCAAGTGATGGTAAAGTAGTGAAGGGAGATTTCTTACAAGAAGGGCCTTCAAGCCTCTTATCCATGAATGTTGGAGTTCTAGAAGAGGAAAAATTTGGGAGAACAACTCTTTCAAAGGAAGAAGGGTGGAAGGTAAGAAACAGCACTGAATCTGGGAGAATGGCAGTTAAATTGAACCATGAGAAGATTTCTCCAGATTATAGACTTCCAAACTTTGAAGTGAAACTGGACCTGAATTCCCATGATGATAATGATGCTTCTTCCCACTGCCAACAATTTGATTTGAATGGTTTCAGCTGGAATTGCTAG
- the LOC108344996 gene encoding myb-related protein 2 isoform X2 encodes MYHQQQQQIAARNLHALRMHSHTERHMMMQGGNGACDSGLVLSTDAKPRLKWTPDLHERFIEAVNQLGGADKATPKTVLKLMGIPGLTLYHLKSHLQKYRISKNMHGQTNTGNNKIEATSRMSEASGIQMKHLSIGLQTNKNSEINDALQMQIEVQRRLHEQLEVQRHLQLRIEAQGKYLQAVLEKAQETLGRQNLGAEGVEAAKVQLSELASRVSSQSLDTKFSELKELQVLWPQQTQEGQATECSMGSFLTYSEDSQRDRETHNMSLNLIAFNGPPFSVSKDCVEESMHLKPDLTLSEDVKQNMMFLSSSSDGKVVKGDFLQEGPSSLLSMNVGVLEEEKFGRTTLSKEEGWKVRNSTESGRMAVKLNHEKISPDYRLPNFEVKLDLNSHDDNDASSHCQQFDLNGFSWNC; translated from the exons ATGTACCatcagcagcagcagcagaTAGCAGCAAGAAACTTGCATGCTTTAAGGATGCACAGCCACACTGAGAGGCATATGATGATGCAAGGAGGCAATGGGGCTTGTGATTCAGGACTTGTTCTTTCAACCGATGCTAAGCCTAGACTAAAATGGACACCAGATCTTCATGAACGGTTCATAGAAGCAGTCAATCAACTTGGAGGAGCAGACA AAGCTACACCAAAAACAGTTTTGAAACTGATGGGGATTCCTGGACTTACTCTCTACCACTTAAAGAGTCATCTACAG AAGTACAGAATCAGTAAAAATATGCATGGACAAACCAATACTGGCAACAATAAAATTG AAGCAACAAGCAGAATGTCAGAAGCAAGTGGAATTCAAATGAAACATTTAAGCATAGGCCTACAGACAAACAA AAATTCAGAAATTAATGATGCCTTACAGATGCAAATCGAAGTACAAAGAAGACTGCATGAGCAGCTTGAG GTACAGCGACACTTGCAGCTAAGGATAGAGGCACAAGGGAAGTACCTTCAGGCAGTGTTGGAAAAGGCACAAGAAACACTAGGAAGACAAAATTTAGGTGCAGAGGGTGTTGAAGCTGCCAAAGTTCAATTATCTGAACTGGCATCAAGAGTATCCTCTCAAAGTCTTGACACTAAATTTTCAGAACTGAAAGAGCTACAGGTTCTGTGGCCTCAGCAAACACAAGAGGGCCAAGCCACTGAGTGTTCAATGGGGAGTTTCTTGACATATAGTGAGGATTCTCAAAGAGACAGAGAAACACATAACATGAGCCTGAATCTGATAGCCTTCAATGGCCCTCCATTTTCAGTTTCAAAAGACTGTGTGGAAGAGTCAATGCATTTGAAGCCTGATCTCACATTGAGTGAAGATGTGAAGCAGAATATGATGTTTCTTTCCTCATCAAGTGATGGTAAAGTAGTGAAGGGAGATTTCTTACAAGAAGGGCCTTCAAGCCTCTTATCCATGAATGTTGGAGTTCTAGAAGAGGAAAAATTTGGGAGAACAACTCTTTCAAAGGAAGAAGGGTGGAAGGTAAGAAACAGCACTGAATCTGGGAGAATGGCAGTTAAATTGAACCATGAGAAGATTTCTCCAGATTATAGACTTCCAAACTTTGAAGTGAAACTGGACCTGAATTCCCATGATGATAATGATGCTTCTTCCCACTGCCAACAATTTGATTTGAATGGTTTCAGCTGGAATTGCTAG